A single region of the Brachypodium distachyon strain Bd21 chromosome 3, Brachypodium_distachyon_v3.0, whole genome shotgun sequence genome encodes:
- the LOC100823085 gene encoding nuclear cap-binding protein subunit 2, producing the protein MASLFKDPSKLSVYRDRRFSGTQEEFEAALLASLTVYVGNMSFYTTEEQAYELFTRAGEIKKIIMGLDKNTKTPCGFCFVLYYSREDAEDAVKYISGTMLDDRPIRVDFDWGFEEGRQWGRGRSGGQVRDEYRTDYDPGRGGYGKMVQKELEAQRELVDYGVGFQTNAPPQYDRADRKRGYSDRNDRDYQRRRSAPDMSRRAPDSDSRKDANQEPEKNPRFREKGDSDDEDDDYDKKRRR; encoded by the exons ATGGCGTCCCTCTTCAAG GACCCGAGCAAGCTCTCGGTGTACAGGGACCGGCGGTTCTCTGGGACGCAGGAGGAGTTCGAAGCGGCGCTACTAGCGTCGCTGACGGTGTACGTGGGGAACATGTCCTTCTACACCACGGAGGAGCAGGCGTACGAGCTCTTCACCCGGGCTGGCGAGATCAAGAAGATCATCATGGGCCTCGACAAGAACACAAAGACCCCCTGCGGCTTCTGCTTCGTACT GTATTACTCCAGGGAAGATGCAGAAGATGCAGTCAAATATATTAGTGGCACAATGCTTGATGATCGCCCAATCCGTGTTGATTTTGATTGGGGCTTTGAAGAAGGCAGGCAATGGGGCCGTGGAAGGAGCGGTGGACAA GTCAGAGATGAGTACCGCACGGATTATGATCCTG GAAGAGGTGGCTATGGTAAGATGGTTCAGAAAGAGCTGGAAGCACAAAGAGAATTAGTTGACTATGGTGTAGGCTTTCAAACGAATGCTCCACCTCAGT ATGATCGAGCTGACCGGAAGAGAGGATACAGCGACCGGAATGACAGAG ATTACCAACGGAGAAGATCTGCACCAGATATGTCCAGGAGAGCACCCGACTCCGATTCTCGGAAGGATGCAAATCAAGAGCCT GAGAAGAATCCTAGATTTCGCGAGAAAGGTGATtctgatgatgaagatgacgaTTATGATAAGAAACGACGGCGCTAA
- the LOC100835125 gene encoding BTB/POZ domain-containing protein At2g24240, whose protein sequence is MCTPAAAAGRGRVRLNVGGKVFETTAATLSSAGRDTMLGAMVDASWNAGPAAAAEYFIDRDPACFAVLLDLLRTGALSVPPHVSERALCREALYYGLLDRVRAARLEDGDGFDGDRLRLAASVPGPGRAPGHDGTAVRAAPDGGCCVAHGGALVRVYNWMLEERPPVHLDHAPVNDAAYLDASTLLLAARERPGSGGRRDGHHGNGGLAVFSALTGEIRHRFRVTHDKQPRPFTPGALAFDDRQNSKIFASCKGRLNEYGVGAWDATTGQQTDFFYEPPGCALGDADKLQWLEGTSTLMAATMFPRTDSSFISVLDFRAKDVAWSWSDVGTPASLEDKHAVHAVAMDDGRSVCVVNQYDDLGFLDLRSNAGGVRWRSRSKLLRKTKKAMHAEETCYPKLAAHGGQLFASTDDAVSVFSGPDHALTSTLRGSDGGGAICDFSIGGGRLFALHNEENVFDVWETPPPPII, encoded by the coding sequence ATGTGCACgcctgcagcggcggccggccgcgGGCGCGTGCGGCTGAACGTCGGCGGCAAGGTGTTCGAGACGACGGCGGCCACGCTCTCCTCCGCGGGGCGCGACACCATGCTCGGCGCCATGGTCGACGCCTCCTGGAACGCCGgccccgcggccgcggcggagtACTTCATCGACCGCGACCCGGCCTGCTTCGCGGTGCTGCTGGACCTGCTCCGCACGGGCGCGCTCAGCGTGCCCCCGCACGTCTCCGAGCGCGCGCTCTGCCGCGAGGCGCTCTACTACGGCCTGCTGGACCGCGTCCGCGCCGCGCGCTtggaggacggcgacggcttCGACGGCGACCGCCTCCGCCTGGCCGCGTCCGTGCCTGGCCCTGGCCGCGCCCCGGGCCACGACGGCACGGCcgtccgcgccgcccccgACGGCGGCTGCTGCGTCGCGCACGGCGGCGCCCTGGTGCGCGTCTACAACTGGATGCTCGAGGAGCGCCCGCCCGTGCACCTCGACCACGCGCCCGTCAACGACGCCGCTTATCTCGACGCGTCcacgctcctcctcgccgcgcgcgAGCGCCCCGGCAGTGGCGGCAGACGAGACGGACACCACGGCAATGGCGGCTTGGCCGTCTTCTCGGCGCTCACAGGCGAAATCCGCCATCGCTTCCGCGTCACGCACGACAAACAACCCAGGCCCTTCACCCCCGGGGCGCTAGCCTTCGACGACCGGCAGAACTCCAAGATCTTCGCGAGCTGCAAGGGTCGGCTCAACGAGtacggcgtgggcgcgtgggACGCCACCACGGGACAGCAGACGGACTTCTTCTACGAGCCGCCCGGCTGCGCGCTGGGCGACGCGGACAAGCTCCAGTGGCTGGAGGGAACCAGCACGCTCATGGCGGCCACCATGTTCCCCCGGACGGACTCCTCCTTCATCAGCGTGCTGGACTTCCGGGCCAAGGACGTCGCGTGGTCGTGGTCCGACGTGGGCACGCCGGCCTCGCTCGAGGACAAGCACGCGGTGCACGCCGTCGCCATGGACGACGGCCGGTCCGTCTGCGTGGTCAACCAGTACGACGACCTGGGGTTCCTTGACCTCCGGAGCAACGCTGGCGGCGTCCGCTGGAGGTCCCGGAGCAAGCTgttgaggaagacgaagaaggcGATGCACGCCGAGGAGACGTGCTACCCCAAGCTCGCCGCGCACGGCGGGCAGCTCTTCGCGTCGACGGATGACGCCGTCTCAGTGTTCAGCGGCCCCGATCATGCCCTGACGTCGACGCTTCGGGGCAGCGACGGCGGGGGTGCCATTTGTGACTTCTCCATCGGCGGGGGCCGCCTTTTCGCCCTGCATAACGAGGAGAATGTGTTCGATGTCTGGGAGACGCCGCCCCCGCCGATCATCTGA
- the LOC100823597 gene encoding muscle M-line assembly protein unc-89 — translation MAAEGANNELEEQLRDVGARLQAAPDDADGLLKLLAEVEDYLTRVEQSPPGSTSDAVRPAMAALVREDLLSHSNADVKLGVASCISEITRITAPEAPYDDNVMKDVFSIIVGAFQNLDDIESPSFARIFSILDTVAKVRSCVVMLDLELDDLIRDMFNHFFKTVSSNHPEYVISSMVTTMRLVIDESEEVQTALVSCLLQNVRNEEREKSPASFELAEKVISSCDAEKLKPILLELLQVEGTSLDDYSKVVTLVCEDAEVVKEDNNVDPSGKDTVDDGKLSERTISDELPQESSKVEQDGTPTTAISSGATPVDNNEASEAPPSPKDKPCNTEDAEDVGQLKSGNSEGAESLDAKPKKSSEVDSDKGLKLKSSKSEATPHSDVDIDKDTSGELSADKKAVNGVADKTSKLADVVKPKRGRPPGPKSSEKKAGRNNKPSGLDLKKAEATNSAGKLTKRSAKDDVKSSTRKAGEEESSKKQQNHKDETLSEDDTAKDPTLKEMATPKSLAKGSGRTKGQGRENSGMKRKREQETEETPRSRKNKGLDGSLVGSRIKVWWPDDEMFYKGIVDSFDTNSKRHKVAYDDGDVEVLLLRDEKWDFIGEEKDRTPDVATETRRGRKGRGNSVQSVKEEKTETPKSDGGSLPKKRGRPKGWRPNNGGMPSTTPSKSKGKIASKDAKATPKTGSDLKREGEKGSKDKATQSADKTKVDVPKDSSKGKDESKSGDGSVKGRPGRKPKAAVTPAAEDESVKEKLKDKEAEASEMQEASGKGKDSKDENKSGDGSVKGRPGRKPKVAATPTADSGSVKEKRKEKEAEASELEQEASGKASAGNKRRRKA, via the exons atggcggcggagggggcgaACAACGAGCTCGAGGAGCAACTCAGGGATGTCGGGGCCCGCTTGCAGGCGGCGCccgacgacgccgacggccTGCTCAAGCTCCTCGCC GAGGTCGAGGATTATTTGACGCGAGTGGAACAATCACCTCCAGGAAGCACATCTGATGCTGTCCGCCCAGCAATGGCTGCCCTGGTTAGGGAAGACCTGCTGAGTCACTCTAACGCTGATGTCAAACTTGGTGTAGCATCCTGTATATCTGAGATTACAAGGATCACTGCACCTGAGGCCCCATATGATGATAATGTTATGAAG GATGTGTTTTCCATAATTGTGGGGGCATTTCAGAATTTAGATGATATTGAGAGCCCGTCCTTTGCAAGGATTTTTTCAATCCTTGACACTGTGGCAAAGGTCCGGTCATGTGTGGTGATGTTAGATCTTGAGCTGGATGATCTGATACGGGATATGTTTAACCACTTCTTCAAAACTGTGTC ATCAAACCATCCTGAATATGTCATATCATCTATGGTGACAACAATGAGACTGGTAATAGATGAGAGTGAAGAAGTACAGACTGCTCTTGTGTCATGTCTTCTCCAAAATGTCAGAAATGAAGAGAGG GAAAAATCTCCAGCTTCTTTTGAACTTGCAGAGAAGGTGATAAGTTCATGTGATGCTGAGAAACTGAAACCAATATTGCTGGAGTTACTTCAAGTTGAAGGCACTTCCCTGGATGATTACAGCAAAGTTGTCACGCTGGTTTGTGAAGATGCTGAAGTTGTCAAGGAAGACAACAACGTTGATCCTTCTGGGAAGGACACG GTGGATGATGGCAAACTTTCTGAAAGGACTATTTCTGACGAGTTACCTCAG GAATCTTCGAAAGTGGAGCAAGATGGTACTCCAACTACTGCTATTAGCAGTGGTGCAACTCCAGTTGATAATAATGAAGCTAGTGAAGCACCACCTTCACCAAAAGATAAGCCTTGCAATACTGAAGACGCAGAAGATGTTGGTCAGTTGAAATCTGGTAACAGTGAAGGCGCAGAATCTCTTGATGCAAAGCCCAAGAAATCATCTGAAGTTGATTCAGACAAAGGCCTGAAGCTCAAATCCAGCAAGTCTGAGGCAACTCCACATTCTGATGTTGATATCGACAAAGACACATCTGGAGAGTTGTCTGCAGATAAAAAGGCCGTAAATGGAGTGGCTGATAAGACATCAAAGCTTGCTGATGTAGTTAAGCCAAAACGAGGCCGCCCCCCTGGACCAAAGTCATCAGAGAAGAAGGCTGGTAGAAATAACAAACCTTCGGGTTTAGATTTGAAGAAGGCTGAGGCTACTAATTCAGCTGGAAAGTTAACAAAACGGTCAGCTAAGGATGATGTCAAGTCTTCCACAAGAAAGGCTGGTGAAGAAGAATCATCAAAGAAGCAGCAAAACCACAAGGATGAAACCCTCTCTGAGGATGACACTGCCAAGGATCCGACTCTGAAG GAAATGGCCACACCAAAGTCTCTGGCCAAGGGGTCAGGTAGAACCAAGGGTCAAGGCAGGGAAAATAGTGGGATGAAGAGGAAGCGTGAGCAAGAGACTGAAGAG ACTCCTCgttcaagaaaaaacaaaggccTGGATGGTAGCCTAGTTGGTTCAAGGATTAAAGTATGGTGGCCAGATGATGAGAT GTTTTATAAGGGTATTGTTGACTCATTTGATACTAACTCAAAAAGGCACAAG GTAGCGTATGATGATGGAGATGTGGAGGTACTACTGCTTAGGGATGAAAAATGGGACTTCATTGGTGAG GAAAAAGACAGAACTCCTGACGTGGCAACTGAGAC GCGACGTGGCAGAAAAGGGAGAGGAAACTCTGTTCAGTCAgtgaaggaagaaaaaactgaaacaCCTAAAAG TGATGGAGGGAGTCTTCCGAAGAAAAGGGGCCGCCCGAAAGGATGGCGCCCAAACAATGGTGGCATGCCATCTACTACTCCAAGTAAATCAAAGGGGAAAATTGCTAGCAAGGATGCCAAAGCGACACCCAAAACTGGCAGTGATCTTAAGAGGGAAGGTGAAAAGGGATCCAAGGACAAAGCCACTCAATCAGCTGACAAGACAAAGGTTGATGTTCCTAAAGACAGCAGCAAGGGCAAGGATGAAAGCAAATCCGGTGATGGATCTGTGAAAGGTAGGCCAGGTCGGAAACCAAAAGCTGCTGTTACTCCTGCAGCTGAAGATGAGTCTGTCAAAGAGAAGCTGAAGGACAAAGAAGCTGAGGCATCTGAAATGCAGGAGGCATCCGGCAAGGGCAAGGATTCAAAGGATGAAAACAAATCAGGTGATGGATCTGTCAAAGGTAGGCCAGGCCGGAAACCGAAAGTTGCTGCTACTCCTACAGCTGATAGTGGATCTGTCAAAGAGAAGCGGAAGGAGAAAGAAGCTGAGGCATCTGAATTGGAGCAGGAGGCATCTGGCAAGGCATCAGCTGGAAATAAGCGCAGAAGGAAGGCTTAA